A segment of the Gossypium hirsutum isolate 1008001.06 chromosome D10, Gossypium_hirsutum_v2.1, whole genome shotgun sequence genome:
tcacggatgggcaataccaattttaggttaattctcaccttgatgaatttctagggttgtcaagcctagggtttgtttcacattcTCCCTTTCGCAAACAGCTAATCCaatgagtaaccctacaaaatagttaacagaTCTTACCTTCATTCGCTAATCCctcatagaaggattagttcctcatggtgttcataaacaatatataatcgATGTAAAGAGAAAGCATGTTAATTAAATCAACAATATAGAGTAAATGAAAGAGTCTGATTGTATTGAGATTAAGCGCCAACCCACAGAGTTGAATGATTTCACAATTCAGATCTCTTGAAATTGACAAGAAcaactaaataaaactaaaacctaagaatgaaataaaatactaaactaaattttacatAGAGAATCTAAGCTAAAAGAATGATCTCTCTAATAGGtgccaaatgagcctatttatagccttcaggtggtcgtcgtccttaaccctaggttagctgatgtTCCCGAGCTTTAAAATTTGGTTGTGCAGACCAAAATATCCCTGCTTCATGTTTAGTTTCAGTCACAGTCGATGACGCGATACACCAAGGCCTGTGTCGTGACATAGCAACCAGTATGCTCTTCTACAACAATCTTCAAGGGTATGCCACGACACCCTCAGTATGCGTCACAACATTGAAGGTAGACTTAAGTTTTCTTCATTTTGTTCCCTATGTTATGAAATTGAGTCATCCGTGTTACGACATAGCGACCCGTATTCGTTTAGTGCACCTTCTAATGGTTTCCTACACACTTAAAAAGTatgttagctcacccttaggcctcattcggacctaaggtcaataaaagactcaatttgcacatgaaaatgcttgtattcaagctctttaaatacaaaaactagtttaatctgctacatcgAATTTCAGCAGACAATATtacaatgaaaattttattctCCTAAATAAACTCTCATATGTGAAATTTTACTTTATTAACAAAATCTTAACATTTTTTCTAgatctattcaaaatttttatttttatttatcatcatTATGCATAACTAGAATGGGAAAACAAACTAAACAAAATGTACTGATCATCAGAGGTGATGTGGGAGACAGTGGCAGTTGTCAATAACGATGGCTTTTCTTGAACCTTCAATTTCATGGGGAAATTAAATTCAAGTCATTACCAGGAACAAAGTAGAAACTTGGAGATCATGTAATCATATAGATTCTAACATATGTGGATGACCATTTgaatctgattctgattctgatgtAGATGTTATGTTGCAAATCATGCTATGCTCCGTTGAGGATGAAGTGAAATCCCATATCTTAGCCGAATTTCTTACAATGACCTCAACTTGTTTAAGTTGATCAATGGGGATGCAGTCACCTTGTCAAGTTCTAAATCTCTCGAGTTCCATGGCCAATTCTTTCATTGTTGGTCTATATCTTCCATCTAAGTTCAAGCATCTTTTCACAGGTTGAGCAATTGCTACTACTTCATCCTTTTGATCGTCCTTCCCAATTTTAGCATCAATAATATCATACAGATGGTTTTCTTCCATTGACAACAAAAAATACGAGACTAAGCCCCTCTTAGTCTTCCACCATGACCTCGAGTGGGACGACCATGTAACTTCCAACACAAATCTTTAATGTGTCGAGGCTTACCACAGTAGTCACACATAAAGTGATCCTTGGCAAACTTACCACCCGATGGACCATCTTGGTTAGCAATGAGGCCAGCTTTCTCTAAAAGTGAATTATAAAGCATAACAACACGACGACTCTTCTCATGTTATACATAAGGAGTATGCTACATGGAGAGAAGGGAACGGAGTCTTGCCAAGAACTTGAACTCGAATAtgatatactcaatattcaaccCAGCCAAGAAATCAAAAAACACGCTCCTTTTCCACCATCGTTTGAAATTTTTCAGCATCTTTAGCATAATTCGCTTGAAATCTTGATAATAATCAAGTTCCTGCTGCAACCCACTTAATTCAGCAAAATATTATCATAAGCTCCCCCTGTTTTGTACCATAGACCTTATTACGAATCTAAAAAATTGCACATCATTCCCAACACGAGATTAGGTCAGAGCAGCAGTATTCCAAAACTTTTCCACAGTATCAAGCAACAAATAGGTTTTGGAAATATGGGGTTGCATAGAGTTTATAAGCCATGCCATAACAAGAGAGTTCATTGAATCCCACTGACTAAAGGTTGAATCAGTGAGTTCAGGTTTCGATGGTTTACCGGTGATGTATCCCTGCAAGGCACGAGCCCTGATAAACAACAAGCAAGACCTTGACCAAGCAAGGTAATTATGTCCATCAAGCTTTATAGGACTAATTTGCAACAAAGGATTATCGGTTGGAATCACGAGCTTCTCGTCTTTAGACATACTGTTGAAAAAAACAACTAATGCGCCCCAAAAAAGTTGCTTGCAAAAttagaacaaaaaaaaacccaaaaaaacacCGAAAAAGATCCCACACAAAAAAATTTAGCCAAATGACACCACTAGTAGAAGGAGAATGACCGAAAGGAAGTAGAGAGCACAATGATAGCGTCGGAAAAAAAATAGCGGCAGCAAGTGAAGCTCACACGCGGCGCGTGACAAAAGAAAATTGTCGTAGTTTGTGGCGGCATGTAAGGCCCACGCACAGGTCTGAATTCTGGGGTTTCGCCGGCGAGTCAATGCCAACTCCAATGGTAGGGGTggtgagagaaaaaaataaggCTAGGATGCAAAGTACCAATTTTATGTTTCTAGAATTTgtgggaaaaaaaatttaaaataaaaaaaatcccaaaaattggaTCAAAAATCTAATACGATGATGAAATTAGAGATAAATGCTCTAGTGTATTGAAGAAAAAACTCTCTCAAAGTATGTATTTCTTAGAAATATGtacaactatatatacatataatattgaATCAACTAAAGAAAAAATATCTATTAATTGGAATCTCTAAAAATAATCAGATGTAATCTCTAAATATACTATTCACTGCTATCAATTAATCAAATATTCTCAACACTTCCActacactttttcttttctttttagtttgttttaggctgtttcttttttccaattttatgggtaaaagtttttttctttagctgttatattttttaaaaaaaattgatgatttattttgtttattgtaacttcctttaaaagctttaaaaatttgaaatttctaaAAGAAGTTATTTTCTaagagataaatatatatatttatatatattttttaaactttaaaaagggttggtgttttttgtttgtttgtttggaCGGCAGTAGCCTTCATCTGTCCCCTTGTATCCACCAATGCCTCTAACCACTATATAGAATCATGACAATAAGTTCTCATTTAACCAATTGAGTATTTTCTTTTCATGTATTACAATGAAAGTTTTATTATCCTAAATTAACTCTCAAATGAAAATTTACTTTATGAACAAACTCTTAACGTTTGTTCTAGATCTATTCAATatgcttatttttctttttatcatcaatGTGTATAACTAGAACGGGAAAACAAACTAAACAAATGTTCATGCTCATTAAACGTGGTGTGGGAAACAGTAGCAGCTGTTAATAAGGATGGCTTTTCTTGAACCTTCAATTTCATGAGGAAATTAAAGTCAAGCCATTACCAGGAACAGAGTAGAAACTTGGAGATCATGTAATCATGTGGATTCCAACATAAGTGGAAGACcatctgattctgattctgattctgattctgatgtAGATGTTATGCTGCAATTCGTGCTATGCTCCGTTGAGAACGAGTTGAAATCCCATCTCTCAGCCGATTTTCTTACAACGACCTAAGCTTGTTTAGGTTGGTCAATGGGGATGCAATCACCTTGCCGAGTTCTAAATCTCTCGAGTTCCATGGCCACTTCTTTCATTGTTGGTCTATATCTCCCATCTAAGTTCAAGCATCTTTTCGCAAGTTCAGCAACTGCTACTACTTCATCCTTTTGACTATCCTTCCCAATTTCAACATCAACAATATCCAGCAAATGGTTTTCTTCCATCGACGACAAAAAATACGAGACTAAGCCCCTCTTTTCTTGTGATCCAAACGTCAAGATTGCCTCTTTTCCCGTTAAGAGCTCGACAATAACCACTCCAAAACTATAAACATCACTCTTTTCAGTAAAATGACTTGACTGGAAGTATTCAGGATCTAAATACCCAAAAGTCCCAAGCACTTTAGTTGTCAAGTGAGTTTGATCGATGCCGATTGATCTCGATGTTCCGAAGTCTGATACTTTTGCTCGAAACTTTTCATCTAGAAGTATGTTACTAGACTTGATATCACGGTGATAAATGGGGATGGATGCAGATGAGTGCAAGTAAGAAATTGCACTCGCAACTTCCGCTGCAATGCGTAATCTTATATCCCACGACCTCGGGTACTCTTCATTTTGGTCATGAATGAGATGAGAAAGGGTTCCATTAGGGATGAACTCATAAACAAGGAGGGGCACTTCGGTCTCCAAGCAACAGCCTAATAGCTTGACAATATTTCTATGATCAATTTGAGAAAGAATAAAGATCTCATTGATAAATTGTTCAAGATACCCTTCGTTTACAGTCTTGGACTTCTTTACTGCAACAATTCTCCCATCAGACAACATTCCTTTATAAACCATGCCTTGGCCTCCACAACCCAATATTCTGTTCTCATTATATTGATCAGTAGCTATTTCCAACTCTTTAGAACTGAAGAGTTTAGCTTTATCTAGACCGCCTTCATTTGAAGACATCTTTTTCTGAAACAATAATCCACCATTTCTTTCGAAGAGTTTTTGTTTGAGTTTAATGTACTTTCTTCTCTGCAGGATCTTATAAAGCCACCATACCCCGACAATTAGAAATAAGATCCCTAAACTTAACCCAACATCTGCATGAGATCCAAATAAATATGTAACTTAAATCATCAGCCCCTAAAATCGTTAATGTTACCATTTAAGCTAcgatttgaaataaaaattagttGAACATGTCTCTTGTTATATGATGTGTAtcttataaaaatatgtttttttttaagatgttAAATGCTCCATTTAGAAACTTGTGTATCTATATCTGGCCCTATACATTAAAGCTTTATTCAATTTATAATACTGTTACAATTTACTgttaaattattagtaattttgatcaaatatattatactcaGTTGATTTATTCATGACTTCATTTGACTCATAAAAAATTCAATCATCTCAAAAgaaattaatgtattttttaattatgttgtGGCTAAAAAAAACTCGCACCGAAtagtataataaatattaaacttggattgaaaaaaaaaaccttcctGTCTAAAATATAAAGAATTAGAATTTAATTGAAATGTGCGAACCTAGTGCAACAGCAAGAATGCGAAACCTCTCACTGTTCTGTGGCTTGAATATACGACGGCAACCTGTTCCATTTTTCCGGCCATCACCCTTGAACCCATGAGGGCATGAACAATTGTAGCTTCCAGGTGTATTATGACATGTTCCAATTTTAGTGCACGGCTTCAGTGTCTCACATTCATCAATATCTAcagtttttaaacattttaaataagcataaaataaaaaagtagagTTAGCTGATTTCTTCAAAATGAATCTGCAACGGAGAAGAACTTGATATTTTACCTTGGCAGCCGTTGGAGAGATAAGGGTTACCCTGAAAACCATCATTACACTTGCACAAATATCCAGGGCCACTTTCTGGATCTATACAAGCACTATTTTGCTTGCAAGCATAATTTTTTGGGTCCATTTTAGCTTCTTCACATGTTTGATCCCCGATTGTCCAATCAAGAATAAGTGGGTATTTCCTTTTGTTGAAATCTATGTTGGAAAGATCTGATGTAGAGAAGGTGTAGACTCCATCTTCCACAAGAAATCCATAACTGCAAGGATTGAACCTCAACACTGTGGAATGACTGTGAAGAGTAGTAAAATTGAAGAAATAAGCCTGCATTCCTCTAGGGATAGCCGTCTGGCAGCAGCCAATGCCGGAACAAGACCCATTTATCACATCGCCCACGTTACCACAAAATGTTAAACATCCGGTTGAaaagttcttttttttaaaaactctgTGTGAAGAGTCAGCTGCGGAGAAACCATCGATGTAGGCGATAGTGTCACAACCAATGGCAGTGAACTTGTTTCTGGTATGAGATACAGTGAATATTGTAATGGAGAGCCCGCTATTGGGATCTGAAGAGCGCCCTGATAAATTATAACAGTCATAACCTATGGAGCTGTCATATCGAATGCGCAAAGAACCATCATCCAGGGAGATGTTGAGAACTTGAAATTCTGAACCACTGTCGCTTAAGAATGCTTTTGGGGGGTTAAAAGAGGTGTCACAATTAATGAAGAAGTCGTTGCTGATGTAGCAACCATTGCGTGTACCAAAAGGGTATGGGATGCTTATGTTTCCGCAGTGGCTTTGACACCCAGGTTTTGGTTGAGCTGCTACTGAAGTTGCCATTATTGTTACCATAACTGCAAACACAGCAAGCTCCTTAAACATGCCGCCAAACCCCATCACCCCTCTTGTTTTTTCCCCCACTCTCCTGGTTATGTAAATCTAGAATATCTTATAAGAATAGAATGAATGTTTGAAGACTCAATTCCATTTTAATAGACAAGTTGTAGAACACTATAGCCGGCACATGATACATTATTGCCGTCTTCATTTCTTCTTGTTCCTTTAAAAActtatccttttttttatttatttaaaacaacttttttttCATTATGCATAAAAAGAAAAGGCTTAAATGAACCTTCTTGCAAATTAAATTTATGTTCCCATAGATGAACACTGCTTGAATAAttgctctttcttttttcttttaaaaagctACAACTCACCATTAATAACTTGTTTTCATATCCCCAGGACTGTACATGTGTTGTTAACTCAAGTCTTTAGGAGCGAATGGAAGGATAGAGAAGGGATACTCTAATTatattttcctatttttattatggatttaaaagatatatttcttctataagtaatttaataaaaattaaattaaattagagagGAAACTTTATATAGTTGTGTGTATAATGAATTATTGGGAATGATTATTGCtgagaaaataaaaagaatacaATTTTcattgttaattatttattttttatgttgtaGAACACTATAGCCGGCACATGATTCATTATTGCCGTTTTcattcctttctttttcctttaaattttcttttattttaaaaacttttcttcATTATTCATAAAACATAAGGCTTAAATGAAGGGTCAAATTTGAGGAAGgtgaattttaaagaaaaattaggaAAATGGGTCCGTTTTGTGATATTTAAGGAAATAGATCAATTTTGagagaaaagataaaaatacatCTTGTCatggtttttgatttttttaacatattagctcTTTCGGTCAGATTAAGGGTGAGCATTCGgtcgaatcaaatgaaaaaattttgagttaatcgatttgaaaaatcatattctatcatcctaactcaatttgaatttttttcgaattgagtcgagtgagatgaaatgcgaatcgaatatattttttagagttaaattaaaaaatgactttggtttttttatttttatataatctttttttaaaatattttttaaagtatttggTTCATTCGAATTtcgaactttttttttatttttcaagtcgAATATAATTTTGCACACCCTTAGGTAAGATAGTTAAATGTTAgttgattaaatgctaaagttacatattttatgtaattaaattggttaacttatgagagtgcaccactaattttcccatgtttatattgaattttgtgcaggaatACAATTTGGggctaaaaagaagaaaaaggaaacaattgggctagattgaagaaagaagcaaagaaggagggccaaagaaagaaattttccaagattaattagctgaaattgttgacttagtgggagattattttgggatattttttatattatggaatatttttcttgattttctatactagttggctcttaatttagcaaggccactagtataaatagaggctacattgttcattttaatcatcaattcATAAATCAAGCTTTCAATTAAGTCTTTCATTAAGTGTTTTTCTTTCTTAAAGTATTTTTCATCTAGTTCTTTTATCAAGTTTTTAATTACCAAGTTTTGCAGCaagtttttttaaagtttttcattaagtcttttcataaaatttttcatcaagtttttaatcatttcgtttttaaattaagcttttatCTCTTGCAATtcaatcttttctttcctttttttttgtcagCAATTAATTTCCAACCTTGCGTCACCTTCACCACtcactttcatttttttcatttattcaatcttatttaattattccaataccaacatgccccaaaccttagcaaactaaacccattttcagctttaggccaaaattagcctcgtcaaaactCATGAGTTATGAACCCGAGCCATTTAACTCTTAAATTTTCAGTACTTAttacttctccggattaagagtatgattttgtcaactcacaaagtcagatcaacactaagtAAAAAAAGACATCGTTTGATTTAGT
Coding sequences within it:
- the LOC107915538 gene encoding wall-associated receptor kinase 2, which gives rise to MVTIMATSVAAQPKPGCQSHCGNISIPYPFGTRNGCYISNDFFINCDTSFNPPKAFLSDSGSEFQVLNISLDDGSLRIRYDSSIGYDCYNLSGRSSDPNSGLSITIFTVSHTRNKFTAIGCDTIAYIDGFSAADSSHRVFKKKNFSTGCLTFCGNVGDVINGSCSGIGCCQTAIPRGMQAYFFNFTTLHSHSTVLRFNPCSYGFLVEDGVYTFSTSDLSNIDFNKRKYPLILDWTIGDQTCEEAKMDPKNYACKQNSACIDPESGPGYLCKCNDGFQGNPYLSNGCQDIDECETLKPCTKIGTCHNTPGSYNCSCPHGFKGDGRKNGTGCRRIFKPQNSERFRILAVALDVGLSLGILFLIVGVWWLYKILQRRKYIKLKQKLFERNGGLLFQKKMSSNEGGLDKAKLFSSKELEIATDQYNENRILGCGGQGMVYKGMLSDGRIVAVKKSKTVNEGYLEQFINEIFILSQIDHRNIVKLLGCCLETEVPLLVYEFIPNGTLSHLIHDQNEEYPRSWDIRLRIAAEVASAISYLHSSASIPIYHRDIKSSNILLDEKFRAKVSDFGTSRSIGIDQTHLTTKVLGTFGYLDPEYFQSSHFTEKSDVYSFGVVIVELLTGKEAILTFGSQEKRGLVSYFLSSMEENHLLDIVDVEIGKDSQKDEVVAVAELAKRCLNLDGRYRPTMKEVAMELERFRTRQGDCIPIDQPKQA